A region from the Haladaptatus sp. R4 genome encodes:
- a CDS encoding asparagine synthase-related protein, with amino-acid sequence MPGVTGGTLSDRAFDEMLDAMDHEDWYETAKRSIGDRRIGLVHHGDRDPNGWTTWRDGKKVGVLHGVISNRDELGRSNGEIFERVLADPDRTLPELSGPFLLVAADRSSTIVATDKLGTRPCYYSTVDGFLFGSELKSLISQLHAPRVDERAVSDMLFMGYVFGRKTLVNDVQSLRPASYLRYEEGNVQSRRYWEPDFGIDPQEGYVDEAIERYRRVVGNVAGTIDGRTGVWLSGGLDSRTLTAALKDEIDTVRTFTYDNSATQEDRLGAERVSDALSVPNQFCDYSASEFMESIERGVDIMDGMLQWSFFVNLPPVLNDVSGEVDVLFEGSSQGEFFGDVLYRSYLTGKSSVDALVAQKGQLSPPEVRSLLSSDVSPTQSLGRVVEGSTQPRREHRTLDALWELFADSHFRSNRLYRSQAGTRVPFADGEFMNHVARMPYQRYRIGAIPGTRGRVPSAVAPLKLEVARRVGGPSARVPYNRTNRPPTSPLALHALGFVADNLKKRATGPDTCRMGRWYRDDPKMRAFVDSLLDDAADREIFDADGVRTLQHEHLDGHADHLKPISAITTLELWMQKHLDTVRPSAGQRVPVR; translated from the coding sequence ATGCCCGGCGTAACCGGTGGTACCCTTAGCGATCGAGCATTCGACGAAATGCTCGACGCGATGGACCACGAGGATTGGTACGAGACTGCGAAACGATCGATCGGCGACCGTCGAATCGGACTCGTTCACCACGGCGACCGAGACCCGAACGGATGGACGACGTGGCGTGACGGCAAGAAGGTCGGCGTCCTGCACGGCGTGATATCGAATCGGGACGAACTGGGTCGTTCGAACGGCGAGATTTTCGAGCGGGTGCTCGCTGATCCCGACCGAACCCTCCCGGAACTCAGCGGACCGTTTCTGCTCGTCGCAGCCGACCGCTCCTCCACCATCGTCGCCACGGACAAACTCGGAACGCGGCCCTGTTACTACTCGACCGTCGACGGATTCCTGTTCGGCAGCGAACTCAAATCCCTCATCTCCCAACTCCACGCGCCGCGGGTGGACGAACGCGCGGTGAGCGACATGCTGTTCATGGGCTACGTCTTCGGCCGCAAAACGCTCGTGAACGACGTACAGTCGCTTCGACCCGCATCGTACCTCCGATACGAGGAGGGGAACGTCCAATCCCGTCGTTACTGGGAGCCCGATTTCGGCATCGACCCGCAGGAGGGCTACGTCGATGAGGCGATCGAACGCTATCGCCGAGTGGTCGGCAACGTCGCGGGTACCATCGACGGTCGAACCGGCGTCTGGCTCTCCGGGGGCCTCGACAGCAGGACGCTTACCGCCGCACTGAAGGACGAGATCGACACCGTCCGAACGTTCACCTACGACAACTCGGCGACGCAGGAGGACCGCCTCGGTGCCGAGCGCGTCTCCGACGCGCTTTCGGTTCCCAACCAGTTCTGTGACTATTCCGCGAGCGAGTTCATGGAATCCATCGAACGCGGCGTGGACATCATGGACGGCATGCTCCAATGGTCGTTCTTCGTCAACCTCCCGCCCGTCCTGAACGACGTGTCGGGGGAAGTCGACGTACTGTTCGAAGGGAGCAGTCAGGGGGAGTTCTTCGGCGACGTGCTGTATCGGTCGTACCTGACCGGCAAGTCGTCCGTGGACGCGTTGGTCGCCCAGAAGGGTCAACTCTCCCCTCCCGAGGTGCGATCACTCCTCTCGTCGGACGTCTCGCCCACGCAGTCGCTCGGTCGAGTGGTCGAAGGGAGCACGCAGCCACGGCGGGAACACCGGACCCTCGATGCGCTCTGGGAACTGTTCGCCGACTCCCATTTCCGGTCGAACCGCCTCTATCGCAGTCAGGCCGGGACGCGCGTGCCGTTCGCCGACGGCGAGTTCATGAACCACGTCGCCCGGATGCCCTACCAACGCTATCGAATCGGGGCGATTCCCGGTACCCGTGGCAGGGTGCCGTCCGCAGTCGCGCCGCTCAAACTCGAAGTCGCCCGTCGCGTCGGCGGTCCTTCCGCACGCGTCCCCTACAATCGGACGAACCGGCCGCCGACGTCACCGCTCGCGCTGCACGCGCTCGGGTTCGTCGCGGACAACCTCAAAAAGCGGGCCACGGGACCGGACACGTGCCGGATGGGTCGCTGGTACAGAGACGACCCGAAGATGCGCGCGTTCGTGGACTCCCTGCTCGACGATGCCGCCGACCGCGAGATTTTCGATGCCGATGGAGTGCGGACCCTCCAACACGAACACCTCGACGGACACGCGGACCACTTGAAGCCGATTTCGGCCATTACGACGCTCGAACTCTGGATGCAAAAGCACCTCGACACGGTACGTCCGTCCGCTGGACAGCGTGTTCCTGTGCGCTAA
- a CDS encoding helix-turn-helix domain-containing protein has product MLRERHRESAHTVGGRDERSLLFVDRTAFTDRQYEALETAHEMGYFASPKGATAEEVATELGISVATFLEHLSVAQTKLLDQILSS; this is encoded by the coding sequence GTGCTGCGGGAACGTCACCGTGAATCGGCTCACACGGTCGGCGGCCGCGACGAGCGGTCGTTGCTGTTCGTGGACCGTACGGCGTTCACCGACCGCCAGTACGAGGCGCTCGAAACGGCCCACGAGATGGGATACTTCGCATCGCCGAAGGGGGCGACCGCCGAGGAGGTCGCGACCGAACTCGGGATTTCGGTCGCCACGTTCCTCGAACACCTCTCGGTCGCACAGACGAAACTGCTCGACCAAATCCTCTCGTCCTGA
- a CDS encoding group 1 truncated hemoglobin has product MSQSVYQEIGGHDAVEAVVTDFYDHVLSDERLVPYFEGMDMQELRAHQIQFISAVAGGPVEYTGADMREAHDHLDIDEPDFDAVGEHLETALRTNGVDDDNVEAIMAEVVALKDPILGR; this is encoded by the coding sequence ATGTCTCAATCAGTGTATCAGGAAATCGGCGGTCACGATGCGGTCGAAGCGGTCGTCACGGACTTCTACGACCACGTGTTGTCCGACGAGCGACTCGTCCCCTACTTCGAGGGAATGGACATGCAGGAACTACGCGCCCATCAAATCCAGTTCATCAGCGCGGTTGCCGGTGGTCCGGTCGAGTACACGGGTGCGGACATGCGGGAAGCACACGACCATCTCGACATCGACGAACCCGACTTCGATGCCGTCGGCGAACATCTCGAAACCGCGCTTCGAACGAACGGCGTCGATGACGACAACGTCGAGGCGATCATGGCGGAAGTCGTCGCGCTCAAAGACCCCATCCTCGGTCGATAA
- a CDS encoding MFS transporter, translated as MSSDHDTKTVVLSLIAGVFFGGIGGGVAFPTLPRLGTLLGFSALTVGIILAINRFTRMLLNTPAGTILDRFGTRRPMLVGFVLQGLAPFGYVLGLTGAWTKGLAGALPLTATAVSATTFAGSRVLWGIGSAFVFVGAFSTVTKVTTTENRGKWTGYLRGGQSLGFPTGLVVGGLVANVYGFTPAFLVAGVAGLFAAFVAFLVLPDLHPAVETNTGLREIPSIVTSDVRILSVGLVNFVVRFLFAGVLLSTVVEYAAAVGIHIGFLDATGISGVVMAVSVLFSSATTLVAGPASDRVSNRAFVSIPSLGFLAVGFGLLAFVPTLAGTFVGVAVIGIGVEAVNIPLLAYLGDISPENDVGKLGGVYNVFGDFGSTVGPLVALPFAVQFSYTTEYLVCVLLVVATALVGALTLLATTTPNVRLPSRATTEFHAVGWESPPEKPPKLFHDRKRAVIYVLYPTDIDSRTRRFPPSVTDERR; from the coding sequence GTGAGTTCCGACCACGACACGAAAACCGTCGTTCTCAGCCTCATCGCGGGCGTCTTCTTCGGCGGCATCGGCGGCGGCGTCGCCTTCCCGACCTTGCCACGACTCGGCACGCTACTCGGTTTCTCGGCACTAACCGTCGGCATCATCCTCGCCATCAACCGATTCACCCGAATGCTGCTGAACACACCCGCCGGAACGATCCTCGACCGCTTCGGCACTCGACGACCCATGCTCGTCGGATTCGTCCTGCAAGGACTCGCGCCGTTCGGCTACGTCCTCGGGTTGACGGGTGCGTGGACGAAGGGTCTCGCGGGTGCGCTTCCGCTGACGGCGACCGCCGTGAGCGCCACGACGTTCGCCGGGTCGCGCGTGCTGTGGGGAATCGGGTCGGCGTTCGTCTTCGTCGGCGCGTTCAGCACCGTGACGAAGGTCACGACGACGGAAAACCGCGGCAAATGGACGGGCTACCTGCGCGGCGGGCAGAGCCTCGGTTTCCCGACCGGACTCGTCGTCGGCGGACTCGTCGCGAACGTCTACGGGTTCACCCCGGCCTTCCTCGTCGCGGGCGTCGCCGGATTGTTCGCCGCGTTCGTCGCCTTCCTCGTCCTGCCCGACCTCCATCCCGCCGTCGAAACCAACACCGGACTGCGCGAGATACCGAGCATCGTCACCTCCGACGTTCGCATCCTCTCGGTCGGACTCGTGAACTTCGTCGTCCGATTTCTGTTCGCCGGGGTGCTCCTCTCGACGGTCGTGGAGTACGCCGCGGCGGTCGGCATCCACATCGGTTTTCTCGACGCGACCGGGATCAGCGGCGTCGTGATGGCCGTCAGCGTGCTGTTCTCCAGCGCCACGACGCTGGTCGCCGGTCCGGCGTCCGACCGCGTGTCGAATCGTGCGTTCGTCTCGATTCCGTCGCTCGGTTTCCTCGCCGTCGGTTTCGGCCTTCTCGCCTTCGTTCCGACGCTCGCCGGGACGTTCGTCGGCGTGGCTGTCATCGGCATCGGCGTCGAAGCCGTGAACATCCCCCTGCTCGCGTATCTTGGCGACATCAGCCCCGAAAACGACGTGGGTAAACTCGGGGGCGTCTACAACGTCTTCGGCGACTTCGGCTCGACGGTCGGCCCGCTCGTCGCCCTCCCGTTCGCCGTCCAGTTCAGTTACACCACGGAGTACCTCGTCTGCGTGCTACTGGTCGTCGCAACGGCTCTCGTCGGCGCGCTCACGTTGCTCGCGACAACGACACCCAACGTCCGATTGCCGTCCCGAGCGACGACTGAGTTTCATGCAGTTGGATGGGAATCACCTCCCGAGAAACCACCAAAGCTCTTTCACGACCGCAAACGTGCGGTGATATATGTTTTGTATCCGACGGATATCGACAGTCGAACGCGCCGTTTCCCACCGTCCGTGACCGATGAACGCCGTTGA
- a CDS encoding DUF6789 family protein, with protein MAENDSQPTVDVDIAEEVVEPEFDSFAGIITDGFIGAIGGLVGTAVMTAILLVGTTLGAFDLNSFAVLAQLTGVDVLLPSNPAAVGYLIFLGGGMVTWPLLFVSIGSYLPGENYASRGLPYGFVLWTGFVIAFYDGYVGLLLVVYLVITLLGHLAYGFALGAVFDYLSKRPTTLV; from the coding sequence ATGGCAGAGAATGACTCACAACCAACCGTGGACGTCGATATCGCCGAGGAGGTCGTGGAACCGGAATTCGATTCCTTCGCGGGAATCATTACCGACGGGTTCATCGGCGCAATCGGCGGTCTCGTCGGTACCGCCGTCATGACCGCGATACTGCTGGTTGGAACCACGCTCGGAGCGTTCGACCTGAACTCGTTCGCCGTGTTGGCGCAGTTGACGGGCGTCGACGTGCTCCTCCCATCGAACCCGGCGGCGGTCGGCTACCTCATCTTCCTCGGCGGCGGGATGGTGACGTGGCCGCTCCTGTTCGTCTCTATCGGGTCGTATCTGCCGGGGGAGAACTACGCTTCCAGAGGCCTCCCGTACGGGTTCGTCCTCTGGACCGGCTTCGTCATCGCGTTCTACGATGGCTACGTTGGGCTGTTGCTCGTCGTCTACCTCGTCATCACCCTCCTCGGACACCTCGCCTACGGATTCGCCCTCGGCGCGGTGTTCGATTACCTCTCGAAACGCCCGACGACGTTGGTGTAG
- a CDS encoding PAS domain S-box protein, with product MNPEKITLEALDRIGNGGEPFSAREFATEVGCGSDVGAAMLEELAEQGVVRSKEIPPETRVWWRPGDFQQEDTQLQSLIDEVQEYAIFMLDPDGYIATWNRGAEKIKGYTADEVIGEHFSKFYTEGDEEAGVPEHHLEIAVERGRTEYEGYRVRKDGSRFWANVVITSLWNDDGSLRGFTKVTRDMTERREAKQRLQEERDLIEQALETVPVGISVISSDGTFLRSNSWITDRLGIDESELKQYTATSWDLYDENGESIPLEDDPFIRVIETGESVVDFHCQFRPEGDDLRWLSINVSPIEDTEDEVSRVVYAVDDITEQKERTEQLRRERNQTKRLLETSPVAISVQDADGTIRLANRRAQELLGLSEHEMIAERENADEWSLFDVTGDPLPPEESPAARVHATGEPMHDEEIAIEKPSGERLWLSVSAAPVYGPDGELERIISAGEDITELKQRERELERRRSELETELSEILGRVSDAFFALDDEWQFTHVNDRAEEILSESADEVLGKRFWDVFIDTGDTLLWEEFHAAMETQTPTTFELNYERLGIWIEINAYPSETGLSVYFHDISKRKERERRLEQFASIVSHDLRNPLSIAQMYLTEAELNGRESDFEEVKRAHDRMERIIHNLLRMAQNTEATIEPSSVSLSSVIDRAWHHVKTFDATLHIDEAMPVVLADEDQLQTVFENLFRNAVEHGGPETEVRVGTLSDGFFVEDDGPGIPFSERSKVFDYGHTVNDGTGYGLTIVSECVDTHGWEIDVVGSTSGGARFEIRGVTEGSSSAGRY from the coding sequence ATGAATCCCGAGAAAATAACCCTCGAAGCCCTCGACCGGATCGGGAATGGGGGGGAGCCGTTCTCGGCACGAGAGTTTGCGACGGAAGTGGGATGCGGTTCGGATGTCGGTGCGGCAATGCTCGAAGAACTCGCGGAGCAGGGGGTCGTACGCTCCAAGGAGATTCCCCCGGAAACCCGCGTCTGGTGGCGTCCGGGCGACTTCCAACAGGAGGACACGCAGTTACAGTCGTTGATCGATGAAGTCCAAGAGTACGCCATTTTCATGCTCGACCCGGACGGGTACATCGCGACGTGGAACAGGGGTGCGGAGAAGATCAAAGGATACACCGCCGACGAAGTCATCGGCGAGCACTTTTCGAAGTTCTACACCGAGGGAGACGAGGAGGCGGGCGTCCCGGAACACCACCTCGAAATCGCGGTCGAACGAGGACGCACCGAGTACGAGGGCTATCGCGTTCGGAAGGACGGTTCTCGGTTCTGGGCCAACGTCGTCATCACGTCCCTCTGGAACGACGATGGGAGCCTCAGGGGGTTCACCAAAGTCACTCGGGACATGACCGAACGTCGAGAGGCGAAACAACGTCTCCAGGAGGAACGCGACCTGATCGAACAGGCGCTCGAAACCGTCCCGGTCGGTATCTCGGTCATCTCGTCGGACGGGACCTTCTTGCGGTCGAACTCCTGGATCACCGACCGTCTCGGAATCGATGAATCCGAACTGAAGCAGTACACGGCCACGTCGTGGGACCTCTACGACGAGAATGGCGAGTCGATCCCGCTCGAAGACGACCCGTTCATTCGGGTGATCGAGACCGGCGAATCCGTGGTCGATTTTCATTGTCAGTTCCGTCCCGAAGGCGACGACCTTCGATGGCTCTCGATAAACGTCTCGCCTATCGAGGATACCGAGGACGAGGTCAGTCGTGTCGTGTACGCCGTCGACGACATCACCGAACAGAAAGAGCGAACGGAGCAACTGCGACGTGAGCGAAATCAGACCAAACGACTGTTGGAAACGTCACCGGTCGCCATCTCGGTGCAGGATGCGGACGGGACGATACGGCTCGCAAACCGGCGAGCACAGGAGCTCCTCGGCTTATCCGAACACGAAATGATCGCGGAACGCGAGAACGCCGACGAGTGGAGTCTCTTCGATGTGACCGGTGATCCCCTTCCTCCGGAGGAGTCACCGGCCGCGCGCGTTCACGCTACGGGCGAGCCAATGCACGACGAGGAAATCGCCATCGAAAAGCCGAGCGGCGAACGGTTGTGGCTGTCCGTCAGCGCCGCCCCCGTGTACGGTCCCGACGGGGAACTCGAACGGATCATCTCGGCTGGCGAGGACATCACCGAACTCAAACAGCGGGAGCGCGAACTCGAACGCAGACGGAGCGAACTCGAAACCGAACTGAGCGAGATTCTCGGCCGTGTCTCGGACGCCTTTTTCGCGCTCGACGACGAGTGGCAGTTCACGCACGTCAACGACCGTGCGGAGGAGATTCTGTCGGAGTCCGCCGACGAAGTGCTCGGAAAGCGGTTCTGGGACGTGTTTATCGACACCGGCGACACGCTCCTGTGGGAGGAGTTTCACGCCGCGATGGAGACCCAAACGCCGACCACCTTCGAACTCAACTACGAACGGCTCGGTATCTGGATCGAGATAAACGCCTACCCGTCGGAGACGGGTCTCTCGGTCTACTTCCACGACATCTCCAAACGAAAGGAGCGCGAACGCCGATTGGAGCAGTTCGCAAGCATCGTCTCACACGACCTTCGGAATCCGCTGTCCATCGCGCAGATGTACCTGACGGAGGCCGAGTTGAACGGGCGTGAGAGCGATTTCGAGGAGGTAAAGCGCGCACACGACCGGATGGAGCGGATCATCCACAACCTGTTGCGGATGGCTCAGAACACGGAGGCGACCATCGAACCGAGCAGCGTCTCCCTTTCGAGCGTCATCGACCGGGCGTGGCATCACGTCAAAACGTTCGACGCGACCCTCCACATCGACGAGGCGATGCCGGTAGTGCTGGCCGACGAAGACCAACTCCAAACGGTGTTCGAGAACCTGTTTCGGAACGCGGTCGAACACGGGGGGCCCGAAACGGAGGTACGCGTCGGGACGCTCTCCGACGGGTTCTTCGTGGAGGACGATGGACCGGGGATTCCGTTCAGCGAACGGTCCAAGGTGTTCGACTACGGCCACACCGTGAACGATGGGACGGGGTACGGACTCACCATCGTCTCCGAGTGCGTCGATACCCACGGGTGGGAAATCGACGTCGTCGGTTCCACGAGCGGCGGTGCCAGATTCGAAATCCGCGGCGTCACGGAAGGCAGTAGCTCGGCGGGACGGTACTGA
- a CDS encoding universal stress protein gives MTRIVAGTDSAETSERICEYLDGRLHEGDEVHALNSIHGGNDEELVQEGQEALAVFQDRLGDRFDIETEQNTDGSDPAHDILTTADELDADEIAIGLSQKRSPAQKVVFGSNTQSVLMQTRHPLIGVPMKDTR, from the coding sequence ATGACGAGAATCGTTGCAGGAACAGACAGCGCCGAGACGAGCGAGCGGATATGCGAGTATCTCGACGGCCGACTCCACGAGGGAGACGAGGTTCACGCGTTGAACTCGATTCACGGCGGAAACGACGAGGAGTTAGTCCAAGAAGGGCAGGAGGCGTTGGCGGTGTTCCAAGACCGACTCGGGGACCGGTTCGATATCGAAACGGAACAGAACACGGACGGAAGCGACCCCGCTCACGACATCCTCACCACCGCGGATGAACTCGACGCGGACGAAATCGCCATCGGCCTGAGTCAAAAGCGAAGCCCGGCCCAAAAGGTCGTGTTCGGGAGCAACACCCAGTCCGTTTTGATGCAAACCCGGCACCCGCTTATCGGAGTTCCGATGAAAGACACGAGGTAA
- a CDS encoding Sir2 family NAD-dependent protein deacetylase: protein MDDIARLAEQVRDAETVVAFTGAGTSTASGIPDFRSDSGIWTQFDEADFHYRRFRTDPAAFWTDRLDLHETMFGGEVEPNEAHDALAELAANGQLDAIVTQNTDGLHAESLNGHADGQDATELVELHGNAHRVVCESCGRTADAAPVRERVRSGELPPRCTDCDGLLKPDVVLFGERLDEGTLRRARQFARRADVFIAIGSSLTVEPAASLPRTATRNGATTAIVNFDRTPFSPRATFDVRGDVTTVLPELRARVVT, encoded by the coding sequence ATGGACGATATCGCCCGGCTCGCGGAGCAGGTTCGTGACGCCGAAACCGTCGTGGCGTTCACGGGTGCCGGAACCAGTACCGCATCGGGGATTCCCGATTTTCGAAGCGATTCGGGGATTTGGACCCAGTTCGACGAAGCGGACTTTCACTACCGTCGATTTCGGACCGACCCGGCGGCGTTTTGGACCGACCGCCTCGACCTCCACGAAACGATGTTCGGCGGCGAAGTCGAACCGAACGAGGCACACGACGCGCTCGCCGAACTCGCGGCGAACGGCCAGTTGGACGCCATCGTCACGCAGAACACGGACGGACTGCATGCCGAGAGTCTGAACGGTCACGCGGACGGCCAAGACGCCACCGAGTTGGTCGAACTGCACGGTAACGCCCACCGCGTCGTCTGTGAGTCCTGCGGGCGGACGGCCGACGCCGCTCCGGTGCGAGAACGCGTGCGCTCCGGCGAACTGCCGCCCCGCTGTACCGACTGTGACGGCCTGTTGAAACCGGACGTGGTGCTGTTCGGGGAGCGGTTGGACGAGGGGACGCTTCGCCGCGCCCGCCAGTTTGCGAGGCGAGCGGACGTGTTCATCGCCATCGGGTCGTCGCTCACCGTCGAACCGGCGGCGTCGCTGCCGCGGACCGCTACCCGAAACGGGGCGACGACCGCCATCGTCAACTTCGACCGAACGCCGTTCAGTCCGCGCGCGACGTTCGACGTCCGAGGAGACGTGACGACGGTGCTTCCGGAGCTCCGTGCACGGGTCGTGACGTAG
- a CDS encoding bacterio-opsin activator domain-containing protein, producing the protein MAEQDEETLFEFVLPAGTLVSTMSDYGGKTQEISATPDESRVLVEFPQEADVRGLIERLKDSYSGTELLAYRHRERPAKTKQDFIESLTDSLTERQLASLQKAYVSGFFDWPRPVTGEELAESMRISRSTFHEHLRAAERKLCAEFFSDESA; encoded by the coding sequence GTGGCCGAACAGGACGAGGAAACCCTCTTCGAGTTCGTCCTCCCGGCGGGGACGCTCGTCTCCACGATGTCGGATTACGGCGGGAAGACGCAGGAGATATCGGCCACGCCGGACGAATCCCGCGTTCTCGTCGAGTTCCCACAGGAGGCGGACGTTCGCGGCCTCATCGAGCGCTTAAAGGATTCGTACTCCGGAACGGAACTGCTGGCCTACCGCCACCGCGAGCGTCCCGCGAAGACCAAACAGGATTTCATCGAGAGCCTGACCGATTCGCTCACGGAGCGCCAGTTGGCCTCGCTTCAGAAAGCCTACGTCAGCGGCTTTTTCGACTGGCCGCGACCCGTGACGGGGGAGGAACTCGCCGAATCCATGCGCATCTCGCGTTCGACGTTTCACGAACACCTTCGGGCCGCGGAGCGGAAACTCTGTGCCGAGTTCTTCAGCGATGAGTCGGCCTGA
- a CDS encoding ATP-binding protein: protein MDNEQQLPVGHIVADDTDVSIPVVEILTGRGFVTGKSGSGKSNTASVVVEQLLDAGYPVAIIDADGEYYGLKEEYELLHVGADEECDIQVGAEHAEKVASLALEQNVPIIIDVSGFLDDDEADALIRETARHLFAKEKKLKKPFLLVVEECHEYIPEGGGMGETGKMLIKVGKRGRKHGLGIMGISQRPADVKKDFITQANWLVWHRLTWENDTKVVSRIVGSEYGNEVPNLDAGEAFVQTDWTDGGIRRVQFDRKRTFDAGATPGLDDFERPELKSVSDALMQDLEGITELQEQEHDRVAELESQLERKQAQIAELENELQTARDVSNAARKMANALAHGDIGGPEEFEEQLREKNERIRELEARLEELENERTEQRSFQDWEANTEDAAEVEDVREFEDTREIEGVAESEDPPNVERDGAEDEESAASDDAEPWPVRNAESTDAIPKGRTTWGNPSETGIDRTSPDDKGSIEAYQRELKERGRELGSAASNRSTPETSSLVELANTDAVVVRIDAARRDSLCNENHTWDVVAALAKSGPMTVHEIDRRGGGIDRADSEPPRGITESLARHAGRGASIRAR, encoded by the coding sequence ATGGACAACGAACAACAACTGCCGGTCGGTCACATCGTCGCCGACGACACCGACGTGTCGATTCCCGTCGTCGAAATCCTGACGGGGCGCGGGTTCGTCACCGGAAAGTCAGGGTCCGGAAAGTCGAACACGGCGTCGGTCGTGGTCGAACAACTGCTCGACGCCGGATACCCCGTCGCCATCATCGACGCGGACGGCGAGTACTACGGCCTGAAGGAGGAGTACGAACTCCTCCACGTCGGTGCGGACGAGGAATGTGACATCCAAGTCGGGGCCGAGCACGCCGAGAAGGTGGCGTCGCTCGCGCTCGAACAGAACGTTCCCATCATCATCGACGTCTCCGGGTTTCTGGACGACGACGAGGCGGACGCGCTCATCCGCGAGACGGCGCGTCACCTGTTCGCCAAGGAGAAAAAGCTCAAGAAGCCGTTCCTGCTGGTGGTCGAGGAGTGTCACGAATACATCCCGGAGGGCGGCGGCATGGGCGAGACCGGCAAGATGCTCATCAAGGTGGGCAAGCGCGGACGGAAGCACGGCCTCGGCATCATGGGCATCAGCCAGCGCCCCGCCGACGTGAAAAAGGACTTCATCACGCAGGCGAACTGGCTGGTCTGGCATCGCTTGACGTGGGAGAACGACACGAAAGTCGTCAGTCGAATCGTCGGCAGCGAGTACGGGAACGAGGTACCCAACCTCGATGCTGGAGAAGCGTTCGTCCAGACGGACTGGACCGACGGCGGGATTCGACGGGTGCAGTTCGACCGTAAGCGCACGTTCGACGCGGGTGCGACGCCCGGCCTCGACGACTTCGAGCGCCCGGAACTGAAATCCGTCAGCGACGCGCTGATGCAGGATTTGGAGGGCATCACGGAGCTTCAGGAGCAGGAACACGACCGCGTGGCCGAACTGGAGAGCCAACTGGAACGAAAACAGGCCCAAATCGCCGAGTTGGAGAACGAACTCCAGACAGCGCGGGACGTGTCCAACGCGGCGCGGAAGATGGCCAACGCCCTCGCCCACGGCGACATCGGCGGTCCGGAGGAGTTCGAGGAGCAACTCCGCGAGAAGAACGAACGAATCCGGGAACTCGAAGCCAGACTCGAAGAACTGGAGAACGAGCGAACCGAACAGCGGTCGTTTCAGGACTGGGAGGCTAACACCGAGGACGCCGCGGAGGTCGAAGACGTCAGGGAATTCGAGGACACCAGAGAAATCGAGGGCGTCGCGGAAAGCGAAGACCCACCGAACGTCGAGCGGGATGGGGCCGAGGACGAGGAATCGGCCGCCTCCGACGATGCCGAACCGTGGCCTGTACGAAATGCCGAATCGACGGACGCCATCCCGAAGGGACGAACGACGTGGGGGAACCCGAGCGAGACGGGCATCGATCGAACCAGTCCGGACGACAAGGGGTCGATAGAGGCCTACCAACGCGAACTCAAGGAGCGCGGACGCGAACTCGGGAGCGCCGCTTCGAATCGGTCCACCCCCGAAACGTCGTCGTTGGTGGAGTTGGCGAACACCGACGCCGTCGTGGTTCGAATCGATGCCGCGCGTCGGGATTCGCTGTGCAACGAAAATCACACCTGGGACGTCGTCGCGGCGCTCGCGAAGAGTGGGCCGATGACGGTCCACGAAATCGATCGACGAGGTGGCGGCATCGATCGCGCAGATTCAGAGCCTCCTCGCGGAATTACGGAATCGCTCGCTCGTCACGCGGGACGAGGAGCGTCGATACGCGCTCGATAG